In Streptomyces sp. NBC_00878, a single window of DNA contains:
- the hypE gene encoding hydrogenase expression/formation protein HypE has product MSDTTDLPVPAALDIEAWTCPAPVRDRPRVVMGHGGGGVLSAELVQQIFAPAFGGEVLAQMGDAALLSLGGARLAFSTDSYVVRPLFFPGGSIGDLAVNGTVNDLAMSGARAAYLSCGFILEEGVELDVVTRVSEALGAAARTAGVEVATGDTKVVEAGHGDGIYINTAGIGLVPADVDLRPQRVVPGDVVIVSGAIGVHGVAVMSVREGLEFGVEIESDCAALGGLVDAMLAVTPDLHVLRDPTRGGLAASLNEIAQASGTGVVIRERDVPVPTAVANACAILGLDPMYIANEGKLVAFVPREHADAVLEAMRAHPLGAGSVIIGEAVEAHPGMVVARTGLGGTRVVDLPIGEQLPRIC; this is encoded by the coding sequence TTGTCTGACACCACCGATCTCCCCGTTCCGGCCGCTCTGGACATCGAGGCGTGGACGTGTCCGGCACCCGTGCGTGACCGGCCGCGTGTCGTCATGGGCCACGGGGGCGGTGGAGTCCTTTCCGCCGAACTGGTCCAGCAGATCTTCGCACCCGCCTTCGGAGGTGAGGTGCTCGCCCAGATGGGCGATGCCGCCCTTCTCTCCCTCGGTGGTGCCCGGCTGGCGTTCTCCACCGACTCCTACGTGGTGCGGCCGCTGTTCTTCCCCGGCGGCAGCATCGGTGACCTGGCGGTCAACGGAACCGTCAACGACCTCGCCATGAGCGGCGCCCGTGCCGCCTACCTCTCCTGCGGATTCATCCTGGAGGAGGGCGTCGAGCTGGACGTGGTCACGCGGGTGTCCGAGGCGCTGGGTGCGGCCGCGCGCACCGCCGGTGTGGAGGTGGCGACCGGCGACACCAAGGTGGTGGAGGCCGGACACGGCGACGGGATCTACATCAACACCGCGGGCATCGGTCTCGTCCCCGCGGACGTCGACCTGCGCCCGCAGCGGGTCGTCCCCGGGGACGTCGTGATTGTCAGCGGCGCCATTGGCGTACACGGGGTGGCGGTCATGAGCGTTCGCGAGGGCCTGGAATTCGGCGTGGAGATCGAGAGCGACTGCGCGGCACTCGGCGGCCTGGTCGACGCCATGCTCGCCGTCACCCCGGACCTGCACGTCCTGCGCGATCCCACGCGAGGCGGCCTGGCCGCCTCGCTCAACGAGATCGCGCAGGCCTCCGGCACAGGAGTGGTCATCCGCGAACGCGACGTCCCGGTCCCGACGGCCGTGGCCAACGCCTGCGCCATTCTCGGACTGGACCCCATGTACATCGCCAACGAGGGCAAGCTGGTGGCCTTCGTCCCGCGCGAGCACGCCGACGCCGTCCTCGAGGCGATGCGAGCCCATCCTCTGGGCGCGGGCTCCGTGATCATCGGTGAGGCCGTCGAGGCGCATCCCGGCATGGTCGTGGCCCGGACCGGCCTGGGGGGAACGCGCGTCGTCGATCTGCCGATCGGGGAGCAACTGCCGCGGATCTGCTGA
- a CDS encoding acyl-CoA dehydrogenase family protein produces MPSPQELAIRTRSFIDDHVLPVERELVVDGRPMDDALRLELQKAAKEAGVFGPMSAVEHGGLGLDMRGAAPVMEAAGTGLIGPLALNCSAPDDGNIHLPAHACDEEQARRYLAPLAAGDVRSAIAMTEPAPGAGSDPGMLMTVAEETDDGWVINGRKHFTTGAEGAAFTICVANTDHGVTLFLVDQDNPGMTVGRRMPTLDHSNPGGHSEVEFADCVVPNSAVLGEVGLGHDYAQARLAPSRLALLPCGRCRGCSRAS; encoded by the coding sequence GTGCCCAGCCCGCAGGAACTCGCGATACGTACCCGCTCCTTCATCGACGACCATGTCCTCCCCGTCGAGCGGGAACTGGTGGTGGACGGCCGCCCGATGGACGACGCCCTGCGCCTGGAGCTGCAGAAGGCTGCCAAGGAGGCGGGCGTCTTCGGACCGATGTCCGCCGTCGAGCACGGCGGCCTCGGCCTGGACATGCGCGGCGCGGCGCCGGTGATGGAGGCGGCGGGCACCGGCCTGATCGGCCCGCTCGCCCTCAACTGCTCGGCTCCCGACGACGGCAACATCCACCTGCCGGCACACGCGTGCGACGAGGAGCAGGCCCGCCGCTACCTCGCTCCGCTGGCGGCGGGCGACGTGCGCTCGGCCATCGCCATGACCGAGCCCGCCCCCGGCGCCGGTTCCGACCCGGGCATGCTGATGACCGTCGCCGAGGAGACGGACGACGGCTGGGTGATCAACGGAAGGAAGCACTTCACCACGGGAGCCGAGGGCGCCGCGTTCACCATCTGCGTGGCGAACACCGACCACGGCGTCACCCTGTTCCTGGTGGACCAGGACAACCCGGGGATGACGGTGGGCCGGCGGATGCCGACCCTGGACCACAGCAACCCCGGCGGCCACAGCGAGGTCGAGTTCGCCGACTGCGTCGTGCCGAACAGCGCGGTGCTGGGAGAGGTCGGCCTGGGGCACGACTACGCCCAGGCGCGGCTGGCTCCCTCCCGTCTGGCCCTCTTGCCTTGCGGCCGCTGTCGGGGATGTTCCCGAGCTTCTTGA
- a CDS encoding PDR/VanB family oxidoreductase, giving the protein MVTLADWMALDVAAVRDEAAQVRSFELVDPDGAALPEWAPGAHIGVLAPDTDPEMVRQYSLCGEPADTGRYRIAVLREENGRGVSRSLHESVEVTSRLMVRGPRNNFSLVAAPRYLFIAGGIGITPILPMLRAAQERGTDWALYYGGRWRERMAFLAELGGYGERVRVRPEDEHGLLPLAEILDAAGPRTAIYACGPEPLLAAVERRWGERSVGTLHIERFQPRPQEPAAVQDDGFDVRVASTGTTVRVGPGQSIMDALGAAGVEVPASCREGPCASCETTVLDGEAEHRDSVLSDEERATGATIREAAQLVHVTEFDGEHDQLVDRAGGAVLCKP; this is encoded by the coding sequence GTGGTGACTCTGGCGGACTGGATGGCCCTGGACGTTGCGGCCGTCCGTGACGAAGCGGCTCAAGTGCGCTCGTTCGAACTGGTCGATCCGGACGGCGCGGCGCTGCCGGAGTGGGCACCGGGCGCGCATATCGGCGTACTCGCCCCGGATACCGATCCGGAAATGGTCCGCCAGTATTCACTCTGCGGGGAGCCAGCCGATACCGGGCGCTACCGTATCGCGGTATTGCGCGAGGAGAACGGTCGCGGTGTCTCGCGTTCTCTGCACGAAAGCGTCGAGGTTACCTCCCGGCTCATGGTGCGTGGCCCGCGCAACAACTTTTCGCTCGTCGCCGCGCCGCGTTACCTCTTCATCGCGGGCGGAATCGGCATTACGCCCATCCTGCCGATGCTCCGCGCGGCACAGGAGCGGGGCACGGACTGGGCGCTGTACTACGGGGGCCGGTGGCGCGAGCGGATGGCGTTCCTCGCGGAACTCGGCGGCTACGGCGAACGCGTACGAGTCCGGCCCGAGGACGAACACGGGCTGCTGCCGCTGGCGGAGATCCTGGACGCCGCGGGGCCCCGGACCGCGATCTACGCCTGCGGCCCCGAGCCCCTGCTTGCCGCCGTCGAGCGGCGGTGGGGCGAGCGGAGCGTGGGGACCTTGCACATCGAACGGTTTCAGCCGCGCCCGCAGGAACCAGCCGCGGTGCAGGACGACGGGTTCGACGTCCGCGTCGCCAGCACGGGTACGACGGTCCGCGTCGGTCCCGGGCAGTCCATCATGGACGCCCTCGGCGCCGCGGGCGTCGAGGTTCCGGCGTCATGTCGCGAGGGACCCTGCGCCAGTTGTGAGACCACGGTGCTCGACGGAGAGGCGGAGCACCGTGACTCGGTGCTGTCCGACGAGGAGCGCGCCACCGGCGCCACGATCCGCGAGGCGGCGCAGCTCGTTCATGTCACCGAGTTCGACGGCGAGCACGATCAGCTCGTCGACCGAGCCGGGGGTGCCGTGCTCTGCAAGCCCTAA
- a CDS encoding exonuclease domain-containing protein, translating to MSLVSAGLDIPTASDYACDWALIDVETSVLVPRRDRMLSVAVVTISPEGEQSGEFSTLLNPGCDPGPVEVHGLTAERLRGAPTFAHLLRDLWRPGAARGRHEAIASGRPATQGIPCRGWPGDPSGLPRPSFATHHRIPVEPQRRDPRLVDPLPEGVQCSGLKFRGEEDGQVLSGP from the coding sequence ATGAGTCTCGTCTCTGCTGGCTTGGATATACCCACCGCAAGTGACTACGCCTGCGACTGGGCGCTGATCGATGTAGAAACCTCAGTACTCGTACCCCGACGGGACCGAATGCTGTCCGTCGCGGTGGTGACGATCAGCCCGGAAGGCGAACAGTCCGGAGAGTTCTCGACCCTGCTCAACCCTGGATGCGACCCGGGGCCGGTCGAGGTACACGGGCTCACGGCTGAGCGACTGCGGGGCGCTCCGACCTTCGCCCACCTCCTCCGTGATCTTTGGCGGCCGGGAGCTGCCCGAGGTCGTCATGAGGCGATCGCATCCGGGCGACCAGCAACCCAGGGCATCCCTTGTCGGGGTTGGCCCGGGGATCCGTCCGGCCTGCCTCGTCCCTCATTCGCCACCCACCACCGTATCCCCGTCGAACCGCAGCGACGTGATCCGCGACTCGTCGACCCACTCCCGGAGGGTGTCCAGTGCAGCGGGCTCAAGTTTCGTGGTGAAGAGGATGGCCAGGTGCTCTCTGGCCCGTGA
- a CDS encoding integrase — MDDEVDPDCVPNPVQVRRLLGAVRQLPGRGPHLYAFFGCMYYAGMRPAEVINLRKSQCRLPRTGWGLLNLKGGIVTAGKEWSDDGAVHETHSLKRRSAKTTRPVPIPPVLVRMLIEHIARFGVTADGRIFQNAAGNYIDAAAYGITWGRAREAALAMDEHVLNLAKRPYGLRHAGISFWLASGVDPAECARRAGQSIQVLFRYYAKFLAGTRDRANQLIEDSMNRWEESPASDEAELSVSWPGNTPDQLVSGGMAVGQSRSKEAFRLVA, encoded by the coding sequence GTGGATGACGAAGTCGACCCTGACTGCGTGCCAAATCCCGTGCAGGTGAGGCGGTTGCTGGGAGCGGTACGGCAGCTTCCGGGGCGTGGCCCCCATCTCTACGCCTTCTTCGGCTGCATGTACTACGCCGGGATGCGCCCGGCAGAAGTCATCAACCTCAGGAAGTCCCAGTGCCGACTTCCCCGAACCGGCTGGGGGCTGCTCAACCTCAAAGGAGGCATCGTCACCGCAGGAAAGGAATGGTCGGACGACGGCGCTGTCCATGAAACGCACTCGCTGAAGCGTCGCTCCGCGAAGACCACTCGTCCTGTTCCCATCCCGCCGGTGCTCGTGCGGATGCTCATTGAGCATATCGCCCGATTCGGGGTAACCGCTGACGGCCGGATCTTCCAGAACGCCGCCGGTAACTACATCGACGCCGCTGCCTACGGCATCACCTGGGGGCGTGCGAGGGAGGCCGCTCTCGCCATGGACGAACACGTGTTGAACCTGGCGAAGCGCCCATATGGCCTGCGTCATGCCGGCATTTCCTTTTGGCTGGCCTCGGGCGTGGACCCGGCCGAGTGCGCGCGCAGGGCCGGGCAGAGCATCCAGGTGCTCTTCCGGTACTACGCGAAGTTCCTGGCTGGAACACGCGACCGTGCCAACCAACTGATCGAGGACTCCATGAACCGTTGGGAGGAGTCTCCAGCGTCGGATGAGGCCGAGTTATCAGTGAGTTGGCCCGGAAATACCCCGGACCAACTGGTCAGCGGCGGGATGGCTGTGGGGCAAAGTCGGAGTAAGGAAGCATTTCGCCTTGTTGCCTGA
- a CDS encoding aldehyde dehydrogenase family protein produces MTRYAAPGTEGAIVSYQARYDHFIGGEYVPPARGQYFENPSPVNGQPFTEIARGTAEDVERALDAAHAAAPAWGRTSVTARADVLLKVADRMEANLEKLAVAESWENGKPVRETLAADIPLAIDHFRYFAGAIRAQEGSLGEVDDDTVAYHFHEPLGVVAQIIPWNFPILMAVWKLAPALAAGNAVVIKPAEQTPASIHYLMSLVADLLPPGVVNIVNGFGVEAGKPLASSPRVAKVAFTGETTTGRLIMQYASENIKPVTLELGGKSPNIFFDDVWARDDDFRDKALEGFTMFALNQGEVCTCPSRALVQQGHYSEFLDAAVARTEQIKPGHPLDTETMIGAQASNDQLEKILSYLDIGQQEGAKVLTGGHRIEYDGELAGGYYVQPTIFQGDNRMRIFQEEIFGPVVSVTSFADFDDAIKIANDTLYGLGAGVWTRDINTAYRAGRSIQAGRVWTNCYHTYPAHAAFGGYKQSGIGRENHKMMLEHYQQTKNLLVSYSAKKLGFF; encoded by the coding sequence ATGACCCGTTACGCGGCGCCCGGCACCGAGGGCGCGATCGTCTCCTACCAGGCGCGGTACGACCACTTCATCGGCGGCGAGTACGTGCCGCCGGCCCGCGGGCAGTACTTCGAGAACCCGAGTCCGGTGAACGGGCAGCCGTTCACCGAGATCGCGCGGGGCACGGCGGAGGACGTGGAGCGCGCGCTGGACGCGGCGCACGCAGCCGCACCCGCGTGGGGCCGTACGTCGGTGACCGCGCGCGCCGACGTCCTCCTCAAGGTCGCCGACCGGATGGAGGCGAACCTGGAGAAGCTCGCGGTCGCGGAGAGCTGGGAGAACGGCAAACCGGTCCGCGAGACGCTGGCCGCCGACATCCCCCTGGCCATCGACCACTTCCGCTACTTCGCGGGGGCGATCCGCGCCCAGGAGGGCTCGCTCGGCGAGGTCGACGACGACACCGTGGCGTACCACTTCCACGAGCCGCTGGGCGTCGTGGCGCAGATCATCCCGTGGAACTTCCCGATCCTGATGGCGGTGTGGAAGCTGGCCCCGGCGCTCGCCGCGGGCAACGCGGTCGTCATCAAGCCCGCCGAGCAGACCCCGGCATCGATCCACTACTTGATGAGCCTGGTCGCGGATCTGCTGCCACCGGGCGTCGTGAACATCGTCAACGGCTTCGGGGTCGAGGCGGGCAAGCCCCTGGCGTCCAGCCCGCGCGTGGCGAAGGTCGCCTTCACCGGTGAGACCACGACGGGCCGGCTGATCATGCAGTACGCCTCCGAGAACATCAAGCCGGTCACGCTCGAACTCGGCGGCAAGTCGCCGAACATCTTCTTCGACGACGTATGGGCGCGGGACGACGACTTCCGGGACAAGGCGCTCGAAGGCTTCACGATGTTCGCGCTGAACCAGGGCGAGGTGTGCACCTGCCCGTCCCGGGCGCTCGTCCAGCAGGGCCACTACAGCGAGTTCCTCGACGCGGCGGTCGCCCGTACCGAGCAGATCAAGCCCGGCCATCCGCTCGACACCGAGACGATGATCGGTGCCCAGGCCTCCAACGACCAGCTGGAGAAGATCCTTTCCTACCTGGACATCGGCCAGCAGGAGGGGGCCAAGGTCCTGACGGGCGGTCACCGTATCGAGTACGACGGTGAGCTGGCGGGCGGCTACTACGTCCAGCCGACGATCTTCCAGGGCGACAACCGGATGCGGATCTTCCAGGAGGAGATCTTCGGCCCGGTCGTGTCGGTCACGTCGTTCGCGGACTTCGACGACGCCATCAAGATCGCCAACGACACGCTGTACGGGCTGGGGGCCGGTGTGTGGACGCGGGACATCAACACGGCGTACCGCGCGGGCCGTTCGATCCAGGCGGGCCGGGTGTGGACCAACTGCTATCACACGTACCCGGCGCACGCGGCGTTCGGCGGCTACAAGCAGTCCGGCATAGGCCGTGAGAACCACAAGATGATGCTGGAGCACTACCAGCAGACGAAGAATCTACTGGTGTCGTACTCGGCGAAGAAGCTGGGCTTCTTCTAA
- a CDS encoding GAF domain-containing protein, whose amino-acid sequence MSPAAQPSGEAELTDPWVALEPGADPVERLRVLRRAHETFAEAGTVPRRVRSVVADSWRRSARAGVGPDGSACVELTDGDLGSYRAEHELARVMPLFRELMGTFAADGEHLLAVCDAQGRLLWVEGHPGTRQKADGMNFVPGARWAESAVGTNAPGTAVALDRPVQVFAAEHFIRRVQGWTCAAAPVHDPRTGRLLGAVDITGGDGLAHPHSLGFVQAVARAAESQLALLTPAPTMTDVLELTALGRDEALLVVGGRKVRLSRRHSEILVLLSRHPEGLTGDELLCALYEDESVTPVTLRAELARLRRLLGAGTLGSRPYRLTVPVESDVEVVERKLGVGAVTAAVSAYAGPLLPGSRAPAVARLRRRLADGLRAALVTGRDPDLLADWAQAPWGEDDLEAWRALAAIRPTPPVRARLEELEAEQSATPGRVLR is encoded by the coding sequence ATGTCCCCAGCCGCACAGCCTTCCGGGGAGGCCGAATTGACCGATCCATGGGTTGCCCTCGAACCGGGTGCCGATCCCGTCGAGCGACTCCGTGTGCTGCGCCGCGCGCACGAGACGTTCGCGGAGGCGGGCACGGTGCCGCGGCGGGTGCGGTCCGTGGTGGCCGACTCGTGGCGGCGTTCGGCACGGGCCGGGGTCGGGCCGGACGGGTCCGCGTGTGTGGAGCTCACCGACGGAGATCTCGGGTCGTACCGGGCGGAGCACGAGTTGGCGCGGGTGATGCCGCTGTTCCGTGAGCTCATGGGGACGTTCGCGGCGGACGGCGAACATCTCCTCGCGGTGTGCGACGCGCAGGGCAGGCTCCTGTGGGTCGAGGGCCATCCCGGGACACGGCAGAAGGCGGACGGGATGAACTTCGTGCCGGGTGCGAGGTGGGCGGAGTCGGCGGTGGGGACGAACGCTCCGGGTACGGCGGTCGCGCTCGACCGGCCCGTGCAGGTGTTCGCCGCGGAGCACTTCATCCGGCGCGTTCAAGGGTGGACGTGCGCGGCGGCTCCGGTACACGATCCGCGTACCGGACGGCTGCTCGGCGCGGTGGACATCACCGGCGGGGACGGGCTGGCGCATCCGCACAGCCTGGGTTTCGTGCAGGCCGTGGCCCGCGCCGCGGAGTCCCAACTGGCGCTGCTCACCCCGGCCCCGACCATGACCGACGTGCTCGAACTGACCGCGCTGGGCCGGGACGAGGCACTGCTCGTCGTAGGCGGCAGGAAGGTGCGCCTGAGCCGCAGGCACAGCGAGATCCTGGTGCTGCTGTCCCGGCACCCCGAGGGCCTGACCGGCGACGAGTTGCTGTGCGCGCTGTACGAGGACGAGTCGGTGACGCCGGTGACGTTGCGCGCGGAGCTGGCCCGCCTGCGCCGGCTCCTCGGGGCGGGGACGCTTGGTTCGCGGCCGTATCGGCTCACGGTTCCGGTCGAGTCCGACGTCGAGGTGGTGGAGCGCAAGCTCGGCGTCGGCGCGGTCACGGCGGCGGTGTCGGCGTACGCCGGACCCTTGCTGCCGGGTTCGCGGGCCCCGGCGGTGGCGCGGCTGCGTCGTCGCCTCGCGGATGGACTGCGTGCGGCGCTCGTCACGGGCCGCGACCCCGATCTGCTGGCGGACTGGGCGCAGGCGCCGTGGGGCGAGGACGACCTCGAAGCATGGCGGGCACTCGCCGCGATACGGCCGACGCCGCCGGTACGGGCACGTCTGGAGGAGTTGGAGGCCGAACAGTCCGCGACTCCCGGACGGGTTCTGCGCTGA
- a CDS encoding N-acetylmuramoyl-L-alanine amidase, translated as MDRAKFLPMSLPSRRRLLQSAALATLSTALLPITRAGAKPQGIDYPPSEWSPASTSNYTVANRPTSHPVDFVIIHVTQATYSDTLAIFQNPNKQVSAHYVVRSGDGHIAQMVRERDIGWHAGNWDYNTRSIGIEHEGWVDKPAYFTNAMYEESAKLTAAICTKYGIPKDRSHVLAHYEVPGSDHTDPGPHWDWTRYMRLVNFA; from the coding sequence ATGGACCGAGCCAAGTTCCTGCCCATGTCCCTTCCCAGCCGGCGGCGCCTGCTGCAGAGTGCGGCCCTCGCAACGCTCTCCACGGCGTTACTCCCCATCACCCGGGCAGGCGCGAAGCCCCAGGGGATCGACTACCCGCCTTCCGAGTGGTCACCGGCGAGCACGTCCAACTACACGGTGGCCAACCGCCCGACGAGCCATCCGGTCGACTTCGTGATCATCCACGTGACGCAGGCGACCTACTCGGACACTCTGGCCATCTTCCAGAACCCCAACAAGCAGGTGTCCGCGCACTACGTCGTCCGGTCGGGCGACGGTCACATCGCGCAGATGGTGCGCGAGCGCGACATCGGATGGCACGCGGGCAACTGGGACTACAACACCCGCAGCATCGGCATCGAGCACGAGGGCTGGGTGGACAAGCCCGCGTACTTCACCAACGCGATGTACGAGGAATCAGCGAAGCTCACCGCGGCGATCTGCACCAAGTACGGGATCCCCAAGGACCGCTCGCACGTCCTCGCGCACTACGAGGTACCAGGCAGCGACCACACCGACCCGGGCCCGCACTGGGATTGGACGCGTTACATGAGACTGGTCAACTTCGCCTGA
- a CDS encoding acetamidase/formamidase family protein, whose amino-acid sequence MSDLRILTVRPEPGEYAWTFGGAPPVARIAPGTVLDLYTEDCFAGRVRSEKDLVSEVCEFPFLNPQTGPFHVEGAEPGDTVAVHFVSIEPARDWAASTTVPLFGALTSTHTTATLQPPLPEAVWIWQLDRARRTALFSARDSDIQIELPMDPMHGTVGVAPANLEVRSALVPDAHGGNMDTPEMRAGVTCYLGVNVEGALLSLGDGHARQGEGETCGVAVECAMNTVVIVELLKGVATPWPRIESDTHIISTGSARPLEDAFRISQLDLVQWLVRDYGFSELDAYQFATQTVESPLANVCDTNYTCVAKLRKEWLPKRETHRGLHAQLRETAAALGR is encoded by the coding sequence ATGAGCGACCTGCGGATCCTGACCGTACGTCCCGAACCCGGCGAGTACGCGTGGACGTTCGGCGGAGCGCCGCCCGTGGCGCGTATCGCGCCCGGCACGGTTCTCGACCTCTATACGGAGGACTGCTTCGCCGGGCGGGTCCGGTCGGAGAAGGACCTGGTGTCCGAGGTGTGCGAGTTCCCGTTCCTCAATCCGCAGACGGGGCCGTTCCATGTGGAGGGCGCGGAGCCGGGCGACACGGTCGCCGTGCACTTCGTGTCGATCGAACCGGCGCGGGACTGGGCAGCGTCGACAACGGTCCCGCTGTTCGGGGCCCTCACGTCCACACACACCACGGCCACGCTGCAACCTCCGCTGCCGGAGGCCGTGTGGATCTGGCAGCTCGACCGAGCGCGCCGCACCGCACTGTTCAGCGCACGCGACAGCGACATCCAGATCGAGCTGCCCATGGACCCGATGCACGGCACCGTCGGTGTGGCGCCCGCCAACCTGGAGGTGCGCTCCGCCCTGGTACCGGACGCCCACGGCGGGAACATGGACACACCCGAGATGCGAGCGGGCGTCACCTGCTACCTCGGAGTGAACGTCGAAGGGGCGCTGCTGAGCCTCGGGGACGGGCACGCGCGGCAGGGTGAAGGCGAGACATGCGGGGTCGCCGTCGAGTGTGCGATGAACACCGTGGTGATCGTCGAGTTGCTCAAGGGGGTCGCCACTCCGTGGCCCCGCATCGAGTCCGACACCCACATCATCTCGACCGGTTCGGCGCGCCCCTTGGAGGACGCGTTCCGCATATCGCAGCTCGACCTGGTGCAGTGGCTGGTGCGCGACTACGGGTTCAGTGAGTTGGACGCGTACCAGTTCGCGACCCAGACCGTCGAATCGCCGCTCGCCAATGTCTGCGACACGAACTACACGTGCGTGGCCAAGCTCCGAAAGGAATGGCTGCCCAAGCGGGAGACCCACCGGGGACTCCACGCCCAGCTACGCGAAACGGCCGCCGCGCTGGGACGTTGA
- a CDS encoding ROK family transcriptional regulator, with protein sequence MTVPLHEAHPSSPGRRLPDTQQGMRRRNLSRVLHAVNAEGPLSRAAVASQIGLTRAAVSTLVDELIRSGLLEELGPERPGRVGRPGSALALSGRGPAGIGAEVGVDHLAVCAVDLRGEVRARAVRHGTNRGRSPEPVLRELTELIQQVVAEAAQEGLRPAGLAVAVPGLVARDTRTVVRAPNLGWHDTDLGALLPDELPLTVDNEANFGGLAELWLNEAAPRDFVHVSAEIGIGGAVVVDGRLLRGTHGFAGELGHAPVRPEGPACACGGRGCLEQYAGEEAVLRAVGLEPGEDGVGLLAERAGQGDEDVRRALRDAGTALGIALTGAVNLLDPEAVVLGGALSGLAPWLLPSLERELARRATGPACAVSVSRLGSEGPLLGAAHSVVRAVMDDPGAVGAVTAVGGGA encoded by the coding sequence ATGACCGTACCGCTGCACGAGGCCCATCCCAGTAGTCCCGGCCGTCGGCTGCCCGACACACAACAGGGCATGCGGCGCCGCAACCTCTCGCGGGTGCTGCACGCCGTGAACGCCGAAGGGCCGCTGTCCCGTGCTGCCGTCGCCTCGCAGATCGGGCTCACGCGCGCGGCGGTCTCCACCCTCGTGGACGAGTTGATCCGCTCGGGACTCCTCGAAGAACTGGGTCCCGAGCGGCCGGGGCGGGTGGGGCGGCCCGGCTCGGCGCTCGCCCTCAGCGGGCGCGGTCCGGCGGGGATCGGTGCGGAGGTGGGCGTCGACCATCTCGCGGTGTGCGCGGTCGATCTGCGCGGCGAGGTACGGGCGCGGGCAGTTCGGCACGGCACCAATCGTGGCCGGTCGCCCGAACCGGTGCTGCGGGAACTGACCGAGTTGATACAGCAGGTCGTCGCCGAGGCGGCCCAGGAGGGCCTGCGGCCCGCGGGACTCGCCGTCGCCGTGCCCGGCCTGGTGGCGCGCGACACCCGGACTGTGGTTCGCGCCCCCAACCTCGGCTGGCACGACACGGACCTCGGCGCACTGCTGCCGGACGAGCTCCCACTGACCGTCGACAACGAGGCGAACTTCGGCGGACTGGCCGAGCTCTGGCTCAACGAGGCCGCGCCGCGCGACTTCGTGCACGTCTCCGCCGAGATCGGCATCGGCGGGGCGGTGGTCGTGGACGGGCGGCTGTTGCGGGGGACGCATGGCTTCGCGGGCGAGTTGGGGCATGCTCCGGTGCGTCCCGAGGGGCCCGCGTGTGCGTGCGGCGGGCGCGGCTGTCTGGAGCAGTACGCGGGCGAGGAGGCCGTACTGCGCGCCGTCGGCCTGGAACCGGGCGAGGACGGCGTCGGCCTGCTGGCCGAGCGGGCGGGGCAGGGCGACGAGGACGTACGGCGCGCCCTGCGTGACGCCGGGACCGCTCTGGGCATCGCGCTGACCGGCGCCGTCAACCTGCTGGACCCCGAGGCCGTCGTACTGGGCGGGGCGCTGTCCGGGCTCGCGCCCTGGCTGTTGCCGTCGCTGGAGCGGGAGTTGGCCCGCAGAGCAACGGGGCCCGCCTGCGCGGTGTCCGTCTCCCGGCTCGGTTCCGAGGGCCCGCTGTTGGGTGCCGCGCACTCGGTCGTGCGGGCCGTGATGGACGATCCGGGTGCGGTGGGTGCGGTGACCGCGGTGGGTGGCGGGGCGTAG